The Raphanus sativus cultivar WK10039 chromosome 6, ASM80110v3, whole genome shotgun sequence sequence CACATCACGGACGGGAGTTAGCGATCCGGTGGTCGTTTGGAGACActgctctctctctcctccgaTGCGGTGAGATCTCTGAAGCGTTAGATCTCCAAGGTGTCGCTGATGCTCTGGTGGCTCGTCGGACAACGGCTTGCTCTTTCTGCTAGAGGACGGTGCAGAGGCTCGCTCGGCTTCGCAAATCAGTGATCGGGGTGCGGAGGCGTGCACCGAGGTTGTGAGGTTGGCTGTTGGCGACTGAGCTTTCTGAGGAGATGGCGGTTCTCCTCGCTGTGCATCTTGTCAAAGCGGTCCCTTCTTGACCGGTGGATTTAGGGTCTTATGTGCgtggatttagggtttgagagTCCGGTTATACGGAAATGGGCGTCGGGGCTGCGGGACTACCTCCGAAGGTGTGTAGTTTTTTAATTCTTTGTATTTTCGATGGCTTTTGCTAATAACATGATTTGACTTCAAAAGATAATGTTGGACAGGAAGTACCAATTTCGTGATACTTGCTGTCTTGACTCTGGTTCTCAAAGGCACTTGGCGTTTCGTCAGGTTCTTAAAACAAGCTCTCTGTCTGAGCTACTCTTTCTTCTAAACTATCGCTGAttcattgatttatttttcttgaaCTGTATTTTTGATTcgattctttttttatttcccAGGTAGTCTTGACTTTACTAGTAGTCGTATGGGGACTCCGTCTTGGAATGCTCCTCCTTATGAGGTTTGTAAGTTGTACACCTTAATTGATGATGATAACCACTCATTTGTTCATCATATCTGCACCTGCACCACATAAGAATATTGTGTGAGAGAAACATAGAGATATACGTAAACAGTTAAACTAAGTTTTCTAGTCATATTTGATGACATCCTAACTGTGAATAGAATCCTGAAGTGGGGTGAAGATTCATGCTTTGATGAAAAGCGTGAAAATATGGGGAAACTAGTTATCTTTTGGACTTTTCAGGTTAGTTTCCAACCTTTGCTTTCTCTTCATCTTTAAAAAATGAGTGAAAAACTAGTAGTTCAGCTTAAGTTGGATGCATGTAATCTAACAATATGTGGGTTTTcttctatctttttttctttttatcttccCAGACCGTGTGGGTTTAGACAGTTAGTTTACCCGTTTCTTTTGTGAATGCAAGTAACGGTGGAAGATTAGAAGATTATTTCAGCCTGCAGAGGTTATTGGTTGGACTATGTGGGTTGCAGGTTTCTTGGTTGAAGCTATAGCTGATCAGCAGaagcttttatttaaaaattctcaAGAAAATAAAGGAAAGTGGTGCAATGTTGGACTGTGAATACCATCCAAACTACTTTGGAGAGGTTAGCATTGCTGATACTAGACTTTGATCACAATTCACTTATTATGACTGAAGAAGAAActccaagaaaaaaaacattgtggTAGGAAGGCCAACTATTTGTCTACTGATCGGTCTCGGACACACCGGAATGCTCTCCTCCACCTGTGTCTTGTCGGAGATGGAAGCTTTGCGTTTCATCTATCTTCTTTCCCTCGCTCCGATTCTCTTGttttagatttagtttttatttatgagCTTGATGTCGTTGTATTTTCAGATACTCGTTGTTTCTCCGGTGTCCCGGAACTTGTAATCTTTCGAAAATCTCGTAGggttgaattatatatatatttttttctaaaaaataaaataaaaattcacacGCTTAACAAGACTCGCGCAAATGCATGCCTAGGGACAGAAGAGTAACTTTGTTTGGATGCCTTCATCCAAATACCTAATTAACTTTTTCTTTGCAAGATTTCCTAAATATCTTTCCATCTATGGTTATTTACCCAATTGActctttatttaatttgatttcttAACTTATCCAATAGATATCCTAAGTGAAAAAAATTGAATggggtgaaaataaaaaaattgttgggTAACGTATCTATGTATTTTTCcaataataaaagtttaaataagACAAATTTAACTAATTATGCCATTTACCAATCTATAgaaatgcaatatatatataaccaaaataactatgatgtaaaaataataaaggattataatatctaaaaaaattatgacaaaGTAGAAAAACGATTTGTTTCTAAAAACGTACCTCTCTTCCAGTCTCCACGCATCTGCCCTTTCCCTCTTGATTCGGTTCCTACTTTCCCCCCTTCCTCTCGGTGAAAAATTATTCAACGAAACTCGATAACATGGGTGTGGATTACTACAACATACTGAAGGTGAATCACAACGCGACGGATGATGATCTGAAGAAAGCTTACAAGCGTCTGGCCATGATCTGGCATCCCGACAAGAACCCTTCCGCTAGGCGTGACGAAGCGGAGGCCAAATTCAAGCGGATCTCCGAGGCCTACGACGTCCTCTCCGACCCTCAGAAGCGCCAGATCTACGATCTTTACGGCGAGGAAGGCCTCAAATCTGGCAAATTCCCCAATTCGCACGacccttcctcttcctcttcctcttcctcgcGACCGCCGCAGCAGTTTTACCACCAGCACAGGCAGCATCCGCCTAACGCGGCGTCGTTCCGTTTCAACCCTAGAGACGCGGAGGATATCTACGCCGAGATCTTTGGATCTGAAGGCGGTGAAGGAGCAAGAGGAGGGCATAGAACGTTTAGGGATGCGAGTTTCAGGAACGGTCATAGCAGTGAGCTTAGGAAAGCTCCGGCCGTTGAGAATCCGTTGCCTTGTAGTTTGGAGGATCTTTGCAAAggtgtgaagaagaagatgaggttGTCTCGAAATGTTTACGATGCCTCTGGGTATGTCTAGAATTTTTATCTAGTTTTACCATTTCATTGACGGTAAAAAAATAGATGAAAGTTGACTGATGATGTCTCAATACTGTTACGATtcgtgtttgtttgttttgtttggtttggcTTTTGCAGTAGAATGAGGGTGGTTGAGGAGATACTGCCCATAGAAATAAAACCCGGGTGGAAGAGAGGCACAAAGCTCACTTTCCCTAAGAAAGGCAACGAAGAGCCTGGTATCATACCAGCAGACATCATCTTCGTGGTTGAAGAGAAGCCGCATCCTGTTTACAAGCGAGACGGCAACGACCTTTTGGTCAACCAGGAGATCACTCTACTCGAAGCGCTAACAGGTAAGACCATCGACCTGACGACGCTTGATGGAAGGACTCTCGTGATCCCGCTAACCGATATCATCAACCCCGATCACGAGGTTGTTGTTCCCAACGAAGGAATGCCTATCTCTAAAGAGCCTGGCAGGAAAGGTAACTTGAGATTGAAGCTTAACGTGAGGTATCCGTCGAAGCTTTCAGCGGAACAGAAGTCCGAGCTGAAGAGAGTTCTTGGTGGGGTTTCATGAAAGAAGAAGTCAGCTGATGAATGTAGATAGCAAAAGTAGAGGAGATGATGTTAGATTGTGAATTTCTAGGATGGATTCTTCTTCTAAGTGGGGGCTTTGGATTTGAAAGCCGAAGAACAAACACACGCTTTGCTTCAATTTCTCTTGTTTGGTATTAGACTGTTCCTTTTTTCCCTTTTcttgttaaatttatttatttgatttggtttgaaaGCCTTTATGTGAGTATACACTCTAAACATTGAGGTAGGTGTGCTTTGTTACCTATTTATCTTACTAATAAGAATCATTTGTTGGTATCTTCATGTAAACTTGCAGTAGAGTTATGGATTATCTTTTTCTTGCTACTGGCATAACGATCATTAAGAACTTACCCTACCATGTCAAAGCATCATGTGAAGTGTTTGGCGAAAATAGCTACAGTTCTCTCTATATCTCAAGGTCCTCTCTGAGTCTGAAGCCAAAACCGACAAGAACAATAGAACCATACAACTTCTAGTTCCAGCTTACTAAGACCATACTTACCCACCAAACAATGCACAAGCCAAGACAGCCACAAACCCTCATTCCAGAAAATGGAATAGAACAACAAAAGTATTTATTCATGGGAATTGCGAAAAAAGAGTAGTAAAACTCAATGTACACTTTATTCAGCTTTTTTGGGTGACCAATATATCGGCTTCACTCTTCTTACAAACACTTGTAGATGCAACGTATAGGATTCCAAAAGGAAGTACTTCAGAGGAGAAAATAAACTACTGATGAAAATGTTTTAAGCAGTGCTGGAGACTGGGAAGAGCTTCTCCACCATGTTGTTTGAGAGGATTCTGTTTGGGTCCAGCTCCCTTCGTGCTTTGTTGTATGCATCCACCGGGAAGCGTTTTCTGAGTCTTTCTTGCAGGGCTTCAAGTTCCTCTTTATCCTTTGGTATCTGAttacataaaacatttttaacacTCAAAATTAGAACAATTGCGTTACACATTTCCTTTTGCTTACTTTTCACCATGACAACACTTGCATTACAAGAAGAAAAGGTTGTAGGAGCTTTTGTCTGatctaactaaaaaaatatgaaattctaAAAAGGTGAGTGAATCAGAAGGATCATCTAAAATTACCTCAATTTTAGCCCAATGTTCATACGCAGAATACTGATCCCACAACTTTGCCTGTGTCAAACGTCTATAGTGGAAAAATTCATCTGTGATGTCCTTCCTCTGGCGAGGGTCTGCTGTCGGGAGATACATGATTATACCAACCTGACACAAATTGTAACGTAGCATATTATAAGTGTATATGGCTAGCAATATAGAGAGAATGAAAAACGAAGTCAATGCTGGAACAAGATTGGCCAATAGCAAGAATCTACCAAGTGAAACAACAATCTATCTCTTTATGTAGCATCAATATTCCAAAATGTTTTCCTCACAACAGAGACATGGACCAAGCTTCCTAAAGACTGACACCACTATCTAgttttatacttattttcaCGAAAGTCAAAGAGGCAAAACAAGAGTTACCCATGAGAAAATGTCATCCTCTGCAGTGCTGAATGCAGGACTCATAGGGCTCTTACTTCTGCCTGTCCAGCGCTGCTCTATTGGAGAAGGTGCTGGTATTGCTTCTTTTTCAATCAACTCTTTCAGCTGTTCTATGTACTCAAGATCTTTCATGCTAGGTTTAGCGAGAGTTCCAGCAGGAAAACAAGTTTCTGATACCCACTGTTGACCACCACAGTCAAATCCCAGGATTTCATCGCTCCACCCTACTCTGTATCCTTCTGATTTTTTCCAAAACTCCGCCTCAGCTTGATTCACTTTCCCAACGTGAACGTCATTGAGAGGATCTAGTGCAAGTAGCTTATCTCTCAGCTCTGTAAACGAAAGCTCGTTAACGTCTGGCTCCCTGCTGTCAGGAGACTTCTTACTAGTGTCCTGGACCCTAAATACAtcatgatggaaaaaaaaaacaatgtatcATTTAGTCCTCCACACTAGAGGTAACAATTTGGTCATAACAGCTAAAGCACAACGATACCTATACTTAACAACGCTCTCTCTATAGAGGTCACGGACATGCTTTAAAGCCTCCTCTCTAGTGTACTTTGGTTTGTCCTTAGGTGCCCCACTCCATTTCGATACAGGGTTGCATGTTACAACCACGACTGTGTCAGTATAAGGAATATACAGGTACTTCACATGCTTGTTTGTAGATAGCAACTTTCTAAAACAGccacaaacaaaaacaaaaacaaagttaGGAAACGATAGAAACTGCACTATGCTGGATAAGTGGGACAAAAACTTAACTTGTGGTTTTTCTTGATATCTTCCAAGTTCGAGACATAAGTGTGCTCCACAAGCTCCTGTCTATCAACGCACTGGAGGGTGACCTCAGCGACAACTCCAAGCCCACCAAGCCCACATCGAGCTAGATAAAAAAGCTCTGGATCTTTATCCTTGGAAAGCTCAATAGTTCCCTTAGCAGGAGTGACAAGCTTCATACCGACCACTTGCTCATCGATAGGAGGCAGTCTAGCACCTGTCCCATGAGCCCCAACCTGAACGATCCCACCGATCTGCTGCTCCCTAATGGACGCAAAGTTCTGGAGAGTGAGACCATACTCTCTAACGGCGTCGACAAGCTGCTGAACCCTAATCCCCGCCTGGACACGgactctcttcttctccttatcCACCTCGAGGACCTTATCCATCAGCGCCAAATTCACCATCCCCGAGCGAGACAACCCGATCCCGTTGGGGGAGATTCCCGATCCGACGGGCCGGATCCTGCTCTTCTTCTCGTGAGCTTCCTTGACGAGAGCCTCGAGGTCGGCGAGAGTCTCCGGCTGGTTGAAGTTCCTGGTCTGGACCTCGTGAGTGCCGCTCCAGTTGGAGACGGTGTGGAGGTCTTCGGGTAAAGGAGCGTAACGGAAGATCTGAGCCTTCTTGTGTTTGGCGTTTTCCGGGAAGGGGAAGGAGAAGTAGGTGGCGGCGCCGGAGAAGAGTGCGAGGGCTGCGTATCCGGCGTATTTGCGGAACTCCTTCTCTGAGGCGGATGATGGAATcggaggcggaggaggaggcggcGGTGGAGGGGGAGGGGTTAAGGTCTGACCGGAAGTGGAGAGAGTGCGGAGAGGGTGAAATGGTGGATGGACGGTGGGTAGGGTTCGAAGGGGACGGCCGTTGGAGCGGCGGAGGAGAAGTGACCGGagcatttttgttttggtttcttcaGGTGACGATCTAAAACCTGAGCCAGCGAAAGGTTTCTCTGTACAAAGGTATCGGGTTTAGAGATTTACGAAAATCTCTAAAATGCCCTAAAGttaggggaattttcaaaaatactactttgaaggtaccattattcatctttaccaccactaaatacacattttcaaaaataccttatttattaaaatgttaaagactcttatatctttgtttttatatgcttttcaaaattttaatcaaaattctaaatcctaaactcccaattctaaaccctaaaccctaaatcttcaactctaaaccctaaaccctaaactatataccctaaattcaatatcctaaaccctaaaccctgaaacctcaactataaaccctaaatcctcacctctaaaccctaaactttataccctaaaccctaaaacatcaaatctaaaccctaaaacatcaaatctaaaccctaaatcctaaacgttcaaatctaaacccttcattaaaagtagtggtaaaagtggttagtgtaaacatgaaaagtgatactatgaaaatggtatttttggcaatttctcctAAAGTTATAACTATTTGCTTAATTTGCTCCACAAGTTTTGAATAGGTATCAAGTGGTCCTAACTACAAAACCATACATAACCAGAATTTCTGTATTTATTTTTGTCCCACGTGGTAGTTGAGTCGCACCCTTATGCTAGTCATCGACAATAAAGTAACTTTTTATAAACTCTATAGATTGCTGATTTTGTATGGTTCTCAATTTTCTATATAACTATATGATTAAGAACTAGATGCTTGGGTTTagatttgacaaaaaaagatgCTTGGGTTTAGATAAATTATTTTCGTTATTTAATCGGCTACGATTTAAAACCTTTTGAATTCAAGCTCTATTTGTATAAGAAATTA is a genomic window containing:
- the LOC108812166 gene encoding uncharacterized protein LOC108812166, which gives rise to MGVDYYNILKVNHNATDDDLKKAYKRLAMIWHPDKNPSARRDEAEAKFKRISEAYDVLSDPQKRQIYDLYGEEGLKSGKFPNSHDPSSSSSSSSRPPQQFYHQHRQHPPNAASFRFNPRDAEDIYAEIFGSEGGEGARGGHRTFRDASFRNGHSSELRKAPAVENPLPCSLEDLCKGVKKKMRLSRNVYDASGRMRVVEEILPIEIKPGWKRGTKLTFPKKGNEEPGIIPADIIFVVEEKPHPVYKRDGNDLLVNQEITLLEALTGKTIDLTTLDGRTLVIPLTDIINPDHEVVVPNEGMPISKEPGRKGNLRLKLNVRYPSKLSAEQKSELKRVLGGVS
- the LOC108812165 gene encoding L-galactono-1,4-lactone dehydrogenase, mitochondrial, coding for MLRSLLLRRSNGRPLRTLPTVHPPFHPLRTLSTSGQTLTPPPPPPPPPPPPIPSSASEKEFRKYAGYAALALFSGAATYFSFPFPENAKHKKAQIFRYAPLPEDLHTVSNWSGTHEVQTRNFNQPETLADLEALVKEAHEKKSRIRPVGSGISPNGIGLSRSGMVNLALMDKVLEVDKEKKRVRVQAGIRVQQLVDAVREYGLTLQNFASIREQQIGGIVQVGAHGTGARLPPIDEQVVGMKLVTPAKGTIELSKDKDPELFYLARCGLGGLGVVAEVTLQCVDRQELVEHTYVSNLEDIKKNHKKLLSTNKHVKYLYIPYTDTVVVVTCNPVSKWSGAPKDKPKYTREEALKHVRDLYRESVVKYRVQDTSKKSPDSREPDVNELSFTELRDKLLALDPLNDVHVGKVNQAEAEFWKKSEGYRVGWSDEILGFDCGGQQWVSETCFPAGTLAKPSMKDLEYIEQLKELIEKEAIPAPSPIEQRWTGRSKSPMSPAFSTAEDDIFSWVGIIMYLPTADPRQRKDITDEFFHYRRLTQAKLWDQYSAYEHWAKIEIPKDKEELEALQERLRKRFPVDAYNKARRELDPNRILSNNMVEKLFPVSSTA